The following proteins are encoded in a genomic region of Drosophila miranda strain MSH22 chromosome 4, D.miranda_PacBio2.1, whole genome shotgun sequence:
- the LOC117189137 gene encoding sarcolemmal membrane-associated protein-like, translated as MVLVSNEWLNNKDDEQKTDPATSTTASGAVGSPTVSNGGASTGTAARGLFASVRAAVGGGGGGASTVKRKKSQSSLNMDSTNTMKTEQDLVQSMEREKHELETADSNNEDESDENQENNNVEGSDSNTNTLQGTSTPDRRMASQLPASSQVLQMTLNSVLNANNTAVGGGVSSASSLFTSLGGHNNGVMQREQREADYGTLLVAQTQTPGLALSLSSTDLNMSPETTSEAVTAKGEAKIVLQCEAKSHKFETRSILLQPNQECKVGRLIAKSKASEENAIFDCKVLSRNHAMLWYTQDGRFWVKDTKSSNGTFINDNKLGNDPAELHFGDTVKFGVEVIENSRQEVHGCIIARVTLFMPDGREAISIDSDQLQLLGPNRISFDEIQRLNSFLQEAAQREKTLKAKLNSLQGVLDATRKNSAMCWQSMITEDQLIHKINLLEKKLQMMEKNVPENALRNEVVKMLEDKTTYQLTAKEALRKVYQERCDAMQALSRAQLANETSENECVLLRAQIGTSKQTLQDFNARLEKLQQEYMDYKKESLRQQQEAKEQEEQRLEQQKEQLEREMDDLRLQVVRLQKTIDEHDSEQKLQEQSVLQQLDAAIPDDDDDEYEDNSDDESLDEAQEKDSAVEQAFDMETKDQATTGPGNRKTKTSNQKIEFDNKKKVIRRSQVKKLLQNSDLNRGALGADVLKAILNDVGSEDEDQEQNEEIDVQELNMRPELSAGIKREAAKAASDEFIHNSPKHARLNGIDEMLEHPNSQSQPVGLMHKLKSQETLVRDEEIPNIEPDFPTDQAIEMLQEECDSYKQKTVLLTSDIHSLKEQMDNLKQQLEQEINRNAHTEQPKTETEAKDESEAEADADNEPRQASGQDKSLCLDTENAWDEDLAAINDSQVVREEELIVYKERLEQSESSNVQLNNEILQLRLKLKHEEPQNQLLLYRLVPLGCLALACLIYFLSIRI; from the exons ATGGTCTTGGTGAGCAACGAATGGCTGAACAATAAAGATGACGAACAGAAAACAGATCCAGCAACATCGACGACAGCATCGGGAGCAGTCGGATCCCCAACAGTGAGCAACGGAGGAGCATCGACTGGAACAGCCGCGAGGGGATTGTTCGCGTCGGTGAGAGCAGCAGttggcggaggaggaggaggggcgTCGACTGTAAAACGCAAGAAATCTCAAAGCTCCTTAAATATGGACTCGACAAACACAATGAAGACGGAGCAGGATCTTGTTCAGTCCATGGAGAGGGAGAAGCACGAGCTGGAGACGGCGGACAGCAATAATGAGGACGAGTCGGACGAGAACCAGGAGAACAATAATGTGGAGGGCTCCGACTCAAACACTAACACATTGCAGGGTACAAGCACTCCAGACCGTCGCATGGCGTCCCAACTGCCTGCATCCAGCCAGGTGCTACAGATGACACTGAATTCGGTTCTCAACGCCAACAACACGGCTGTGGGTGGGGGTGTTTCATCGGCCAGCAGTCTTTTCACGTCATTGGGCGGACACAACAACGGGGTCATGCAAAGAGAGCAGAGGGAGGCGGACTACGGGACACTGTTGGTagcacagacacagacaccgGGATTGGCATTATCATTGTCATCCACTGATCTAAACATGAGCCCGGAGACGACTTCGGAAGCAGTCACGGCTAAGGGCGAAGCCAAAATTGTGCTGCAGTGCGAGGCAAAGTCGCACAAGTTTGAGACGCGGTCCATTCTGCTGCAGCCGAACCAGGAGTGCAAGGTTGGCCGTCTGATAGCCAAGAGTAAGGCCAGCGAGGAAAACGCGATCTTTGACTGCAAGGTCTTGTCCCGCAATCACGCGATGCTCTGGTACACACAGGACGGCCGGTTCTGGGTCAAAGATACCAAGTCCAGCAATGGCACCTTCATCAACGACAACAAACTGGGCAATGATCCGGCCGAGCTTCACTTCGGCGACACGGTCAAGTTTGGCGTGGAGGTTATCGAGAACTCGCGACAGGAGGTGCATGGCTGCATCATAGCCAGGGTGACACTGTTCATGCCCGATGGCAGGGAGGCCATCTCAATCGATTCGGatcagctgcagctgctgggACCCAATAGAATTAGTTTCGACGAGATTCAGCGCCTCAACTCATTTCTCCAGGAAGCCGCGCAGAGGGAGAAGACCCTCAAGGCGAAATTGAACAGTTTGCAGGGGGTGCTCGACGCCACGCGCAAGAACTCGGCCATGTGCTGGCAGAGCATGATAACCGAGGACCAGCTGATTCACAAGATCAACCTTCTGGAGAAGAAACTGCAGATGATGGAGAAAAATGTCCCAGAAAATGCGCTGCGTAACGAG GTTGTAAAGATGCTGGAGGACAAGACAACGTATCAATTAACTGCCAAAGAGGCTCTGCGCAAGGTGTACCAAGAGCGCTGCGATGCTATGCAAGCACTGTCGAGGGCACAGTTGGCGAATGAGACCTCTGAAAATGAGTGCGTACTACTGCGTGCTCAGATCGGTACATCGAAGCAGACGCTGCAGGACTTCAATGCGCGGCTCGAGAAGCTTCAGCAGGAGTACATGGACTACAAGAAGGAGTCGCTGCGTCAGCAACAGGAGGCTAAGGAACAGGAGGAACAGCGGTtggagcagcagaaggaacaACTGGAGCGTGAGATGGACGACCTGCGTCTGCAGGTGGTCCGACTCCAGAAAACCATAGACGAGCATGACAGCGAACAGAAGCTTCAAGAGCAGAGTGTCTTGCAGCAGCTGGACGCGGCTAttcccgacgatgacgatgatgaatATGAGGACAACAGCGACGACGAAAGTTTGGACGAGGCGCAGGAAAAGGACTCAGCCGTAGAGCAAGCTTTTGACATGGAAACGAAAGATCAAGCAACGACAGGGCCTGGAAATCGGAAG ACTAAAACGTCCAATCAAAAGATCGAGTTTGATAACAAGAAAAAGGTGATTCGCAGATCGCAGGTGAAGAAGTTGCTACAAAACTCAGATCTCAACAGAGGCGCATTAGGCGCCGATGTGCTGAAGGCTATCCTTAACGACGTCGGCTCCGAAGATGAGGATCAGGAGCAGAATGAAGAGATCGATGTGCAGGAATTAAACATGCGACCTGAGCTTAGTGCGGGCATTAAGCGAGAGGCGGCAAAAGCTGCAAGCGACGAATTCATTCACAATTCGCCGAAGCATGCGCGTCTGAATGGCATTGATGAAATGCTGGAGCATCCGAATAGCCAATCGCAACCTGTAGGCTTGATGCACAAGTTGAAAAGCCAAGAGACGCTGGTGCGCGATGAGGAGATTCCAAATATTGAACCTGATTTCCCCACAGATCAGGCTATCGAAATGCTGCAGGAGGAATGTGATAGTTACAAACAGAAGACGGTATTGCTAACCAGCGACATTCACTCTCTGAAAGAGCAGATGGACAATTTAAAGCAGCAACTTGAGCAGGAAATTAATCGTAACGCCCATACAGAGCAGCCTAAAACGGAGACAGAAGCAAAGGATGAGtcggaggcagaggcagacgCAGACAATGAGCCGCGTCAGGCGTCTGGCCAGGACAAGAGTCTTTGCCTGGACACTGAAAACGCCTGGGACGAGGACCTCGCAGCCATAAACGACTCGCAGGTGGTACGCGAGGAGGAGCTAATTGTCTACAAGGAACGCCTAGAACAATCTGAGAGTAGCAATGTACAGCTTAACAATGAAATCTTACAGCTTCGTCTCAAGCTGAAACATGAGGAGCCCCAAAATCAGCTACTTCTGTACCGGCTCGTGCCTTTGGGCTGCCTTGCTCTTGCTTGCCTCATCTACTTCCTCTCCATTCGCATCTAG